In Candidatus Kerfeldbacteria bacterium, a single genomic region encodes these proteins:
- a CDS encoding HIT domain-containing protein: MTEQCIFCSIVQDAKPEVLIFRGKHIVAFHDISPKARVHVLVVPKVHRESLNAITPADSEMIAELFGSIPTIAEQLGIRHSGYKVAINTGADGGQVVPHLHIHVLGGEPLSSLV; this comes from the coding sequence ATGACCGAGCAGTGCATTTTTTGCAGTATCGTCCAGGACGCAAAGCCTGAGGTACTTATTTTCCGCGGGAAACACATCGTGGCATTCCACGATATTTCTCCAAAAGCGCGCGTGCATGTCTTGGTCGTGCCCAAGGTGCATCGTGAATCACTCAATGCAATTACGCCAGCTGACTCCGAAATGATCGCTGAATTATTTGGTTCCATTCCTACGATTGCCGAACAGCTCGGCATTCGTCACAGCGGCTACAAAGTCGCGATTAATACCGGGGCTGATGGCGGGCAGGTAGTACCGCATCTGCATATTCATGTGCTGGGCGGAGAGCCACTTTCAAGCTTGGTCTAA